The genomic stretch TTTGTCCTCAACAGCTTTACGCCGTGCTTTTCGAGATACTTCTCAAGGCCGAAGTTGCTCATTACCGTGGAAACGACCGCGTTATTCTTCAGGGTCCCGCTTTTTTTCATCTCTGCCGCCCACATTCCCATAACCCTGTCGCCGTCCACAATATGCCCCTTTTCATCGCAGAAAATCGCCCTGTCCGCATCACCGTCATGTGCGATCCCGAGATCCGCCTTATGAAACCTTACCGCCTTCTGCATTCCCTCAAGATACAGGGAACCGCACCCCGAATTGATATTCGTGCCGTTTGGCTTGTCGTGTGTCGAGATAACCTCTGCGCCCAGTTCCCTCAGAAGCCACGGAGTTGTCTTGTATGCGGCCCCGTTGGCACAATCAACGACAACCTTCATGCCTTCAAAGATTACCCCCTTCGGGATCGTCGATTTGATATATTCGATATAGCGCCCTGTTGCATCATCCAGCCGGTATGCCTTTCCGATTTCCGACCCTTTTGGTCGCCTGCGCATGAGTCCTTCATCCTGCACGAGTTCCTCGATCTTTTTTTCCAGTTCGTCAGGCAGCTTGAACCCTTCATGGGAAAAAAACTTTATCCCGTTATCCTCAAAAGGATTGTGTGATGCGGATATCACAATGCCCGCATCCAGCCTCAGCGTCCTGGTCAGAAAAGCAATCCCCGGTGTGGGGATGGGGCCGACAAGGGTAACATTCATCCCCATTGAGCAGATGCCTGAGGTAAGTGCGCTCTCAATAAGGTACCCAGAAAGCCGTGTATCCTTCCCGATCAAGATCATATTCCTGCCGTGCTTCTCCCTGAGAAGAGACCCGATCGCCATCCCGACTTTCAAAACATTCTCCGGAGTCATGGGATGCCGGTTTACTGCTCCCCGTATGCCGTCTGTTCCAAAGAGTTTCATTGCGTTCTTGCTCCGATCATTACTTTAATCGAGACCTCATTCACCTGCGGCCTGATATTCTTTCCGGTCAGGTCGATCTTCACCATTTGGGAAAACGACATGTTGTAGCCGGTCACATCAAGCGGTTCTGTCTTCAGATTGCTGACCTTCGCTATCTCTGACCGTATCCCTTCAATCACTACATTCTGCGGAGTCACATCAAGCGCTCTCACATAATAGCCCCTCTCCGGCTCACCAAAGACAACAGGCACGATCCTGACAGTCTTGGTTATTGTCTCCTCGGTTACTACTTTCACGCTGAGCGGGCTGATGCTGGTAACCGTAACGCTTCGCGGCACTCGCGTATCTTCCCTGCTGATATAATAGATACCTTCTCCCCTTTTGGCCTTGCTCAGGTCAACATACACCCTTATGTCAGAGGATTTCACATTCCTGATAAGCCTCTCCTGCCCCTTGATATTGAGGCTGACCGTTTTTATGTTATTATTTGCTATTTCGAGGCCTGCCGGAATATTCTTGAACTCAAGCGGCACATCGATGGACATCTCCGACTGCCCGCGCGACGTCACGAAAAGCCATAATACAATCGCCAGCAGAACAGATGCGATCTTGAGGCCGGTATTTTCGAGAAAAAATTTCTTCATTTCTTCCCCTTTACGGTAAACAACTCGGTCAGCATATCCCTGAGGGTCCCCATGTCGAGATGGGTTTCCAGCTTCCCTTTCATTGCCATCGAGACTGTCCCTGTCTCCTCGGATACAATCAGGATAACCGCGTCCGTCTCTTCCGAGAGGCCGAGCCCGGCACGATGCCGCGTTCCCAGCGCCTTGCTCAGGTCAGACGTCATGGTTATCGGCAAAAAACATCCGGCCGCCACTATCCTGTTGCCTTTGATCACCACCGCTCCATCGTGGATGGGAGATGTCGGATGGAATATGCTGAGCAGCACTTCCTTGGACACCTTTGCATCCAAAAGCGTACCGATCTCGACAAACTCCCTGAGGCTTGTGTCACGCTCTATGGCGATAAGCGCGCCGATTTTCCGGTTTGCAAGCGCAATCGTTGCCCTGACAATTTCTTCAAGCGATTTGAGTTCTTCCGCTGAGGTGAATGTCTGGAGAAACTGCGTTTCTCCCATCTGCGCAAGCGCCCTCCGGATTTCCGGCTGGAAGAGGA from Nitrospirota bacterium encodes the following:
- the glmM gene encoding phosphoglucosamine mutase, yielding MKLFGTDGIRGAVNRHPMTPENVLKVGMAIGSLLREKHGRNMILIGKDTRLSGYLIESALTSGICSMGMNVTLVGPIPTPGIAFLTRTLRLDAGIVISASHNPFEDNGIKFFSHEGFKLPDELEKKIEELVQDEGLMRRRPKGSEIGKAYRLDDATGRYIEYIKSTIPKGVIFEGMKVVVDCANGAAYKTTPWLLRELGAEVISTHDKPNGTNINSGCGSLYLEGMQKAVRFHKADLGIAHDGDADRAIFCDEKGHIVDGDRVMGMWAAEMKKSGTLKNNAVVSTVMSNFGLEKYLEKHGVKLLRTKVGDRYVVEKMIEGGYTLGGEQSGHIVFLHHNTTGDGPLTALQVLYLMKKRDTALSKLSREIRLCPQILTNIDVEHKQDIRNVPEIEDAIRAAEKKLGNKGRILVRPSGTEPKIRVMLEGEDRKLIVRLGRDISKVIKEKMT
- the cdaA gene encoding diadenylate cyclase CdaA, with amino-acid sequence MEILGQLRWQDLVDIIVMSVIVYRLLLLIKGTKAAHMLMGLGILLIASILSRYFELYTVDWLIQSFWAQIVIAIIILFQPEIRRALAQMGETQFLQTFTSAEELKSLEEIVRATIALANRKIGALIAIERDTSLREFVEIGTLLDAKVSKEVLLSIFHPTSPIHDGAVVIKGNRIVAAGCFLPITMTSDLSKALGTRHRAGLGLSEETDAVILIVSEETGTVSMAMKGKLETHLDMGTLRDMLTELFTVKGKK
- a CDS encoding CdaR family protein, with product MKKFFLENTGLKIASVLLAIVLWLFVTSRGQSEMSIDVPLEFKNIPAGLEIANNNIKTVSLNIKGQERLIRNVKSSDIRVYVDLSKAKRGEGIYYISREDTRVPRSVTVTSISPLSVKVVTEETITKTVRIVPVVFGEPERGYYVRALDVTPQNVVIEGIRSEIAKVSNLKTEPLDVTGYNMSFSQMVKIDLTGKNIRPQVNEVSIKVMIGARTQ